From one Sus scrofa isolate TJ Tabasco breed Duroc chromosome 9, Sscrofa11.1, whole genome shotgun sequence genomic stretch:
- the LOC110255349 gene encoding olfactory receptor 10A3-like, protein MQRQNQSSVVDFILLGFSNFPELQGQLFGIFLVIYLVTLVGNAVIILIISLEQSLHVPMYLFLQNLSVVDVSISAVITPEMLVVLSTEKTSISFVRCFAQMYFILFFGGTECFLLGAMAYDRFAAICHPLSYPMLMNQRVFMKLVICSWALGFMLGTVQTSWVFSFPFCGPNEINHISCETPAVLELACADTFLFEVYAFTGTVLIIMVPFLLILLSYLRILLAILKMPPTTGRQKAFSTCGSHLTSVTLFYGTASMTYLQPKSGYSPDTKKLLSLAYSLLTPLLNPLIYSLRNSELKEL, encoded by the coding sequence ATGCAAAGGCAAAACCAAAGCTCTGTGGTTGACTTCATCCTCTTGGGCTTTTCTAACTTTCCCGAACTCCAAGGGCAACTCTTTGGGATTTTCTTGGTTATTTATCTGGTGACCTTGGTAGGAAATGCCGTCATTATTCTCATCATCTCGCTGGAACAGAGCCTCCACGTCCCCATGTACCTGTTCCTCCAGAACTTGTCTGTGGTGGACGTGAGTATCAGTGCCGTCATCACGCCTGAAATGCTGGTGGTCCTCTCCACTGAGAAAACATCGATTTCATTTGTGAGATGTTTCGCACAgatgtatttcattcttttttttggtggcactGAATGTTTTCTCCTGGGGGCAATGGCTTATGACCGATTTGCTGCAATCTGCCATCCTCTGAGCTACCCAATGCTCATGAACCAAAGAGTTTTCATGAAGTTAGTTATATGTTCGTGGGCCTTGGGTTTCATGTTAGGAACTGTGCAAACATCATGGGTTTTTAGTTTTCCCTTTTGTGGCCCCAATGAAATTAATCACATCTCTTGTGAAACCCCAGCCGTGCTGGAGCTTGCATGTGCAGACACATTTTTGTTTGAAGTCTATGCGTTCACCGGCACTGTTTTGATTATCATGGTTCCTTTCTTGTTGATACTCCTGTCTTACCTTCGAATCCTCCTTGCCATCCTGAAGATGCCACCCACCACAGGGAGGCAGaaggccttttccacctgtggctcccatctgACCTCTGTTACCCTCTTCTATGGCACAGCCAGTATGACTTACTTACAGCCCAAATCTGGCTACTCCCCAGACACCAAGAAGCTCCTGTCCTTGGCTTACTCACTTCTCACACCTCTGCTGAACCCCCTGATCTACAGCTTGAGGAACAGTGAGCTGAAAGAGCTTTGA